Below is a genomic region from Desulfobacter sp..
GCACCATTACCGATAAAATCATCCATACCGTCAAAGAATGGCAAGCCAGGCCGTTGGAAAATGTGTACCCAATCGTATGGCTTGATGCCATACATTATAAAGTACGAGAAAACGGAAAGGTCGGCAGCAAAGCCGTTTACACAATTCTTGGGGTGAATATCGAGGGCCGCAAAGAGGTTCTTGGGCTGTACATATCCGAGAATGAGGGTGCGAACTTCTGGCTGCAGGTGTTAACAGACCTTTCAAACCGAGGGGTAAAAGATATCCTGATTGCCTGTGTTGATGGTCTAAAAGGTTTTCCCGAGGCCATTGAGACCATATTCCCGGACACAGAAGTTCAACTCTGCGTAGTCCACCAGATCCGAAATTCATTGAAATACGTTGGTTCCAAAAATAAAAAGGAATTTATGACAGATCTAAAACGTGTTTATAAAGCGGTCAATAAGGATCTGGCCGAAGAAGAACTGGATATCTTGGAAAATAAATGGAATGACAAATACCCGATTGTGATAAAATCCTGGCGGAACAACTGGGAACGCCTCAGTCATTTCTTTAAATATCCAGAAGAGATTCGACGGATAATATACACCACAAATACCATTGAGGCTGTGCATCGACAGTTTCGAAAACTGACCAAAACAAAGGGATCATTCCCGAACCAGGACAGCCTGTTAAAGCTGCTTTACATGGGGATCCAGAACGCCAGTAAAAAATGGACAATGCCGATTCAAAATTGGTCACTGACAATTTCCCAGTTGGC
It encodes:
- a CDS encoding IS256 family transposase, with the protein product MTEENTEFDFQKALKGIQEGKPFTGEGGVLTSLIKNLAEAALEGELESHLGQEVSANRRNGKSKKTIKSLDGKFELETPRDRAGTFSPQIVKKHQTTLSDEIERKIIALYGLGMSYNDMASHLQEIYGLEISNATLSTITDKIIHTVKEWQARPLENVYPIVWLDAIHYKVRENGKVGSKAVYTILGVNIEGRKEVLGLYISENEGANFWLQVLTDLSNRGVKDILIACVDGLKGFPEAIETIFPDTEVQLCVVHQIRNSLKYVGSKNKKEFMTDLKRVYKAVNKDLAEEELDILENKWNDKYPIVIKSWRNNWERLSHFFKYPEEIRRIIYTTNTIEAVHRQFRKLTKTKGSFPNQDSLLKLLYMGIQNASKKWTMPIQNWSLTISQLAIFFEGRLDKELGI